From the genome of Opisthocomus hoazin isolate bOpiHoa1 chromosome 8, bOpiHoa1.hap1, whole genome shotgun sequence, one region includes:
- the GSG1 gene encoding LOW QUALITY PROTEIN: germ cell-specific gene 1 protein (The sequence of the model RefSeq protein was modified relative to this genomic sequence to represent the inferred CDS: deleted 2 bases in 1 codon; substituted 1 base at 1 genomic stop codon), translated as MEFFGCYMFSQREGNSGKSVITLXYFTGCLRGADGDSEQWISDVKSSQAQISQREGPIPDIVGKMELLKGLPWRRAFLAVILNLLALSLSTTALLSSYWCTGTQKVPKPLCGKSKATKCIGVPMPPDAGASNVSSQDVVHYSWETGDDRFAFRYFHTGMWLSCEESMEGPEEKCRSFIELSPPAERGILWLSLGSEMLYISLLLISFILLMVEMLHTGNPVCGLKLNAFAAVSSVLSGLLGMVAHMMYTQVFQATVSLGPEDWRPHSWDYGWAFYTAWASFTCCMASAVTTLNTYTKTVLEFKRNHIKGYNGSLKDQPQHHQCFIQQQISGYYDPQDKPLHSVSEGVDFYSELQQKVLQREPELELDEVLGQTTGEDRC; from the exons ATGGAATTCTTTGGCTGCTACATGTTCAGTCAGAGAGAAGGAAATAGTGGGAAGAGT GTGATCACCTTGTAGTATTTCACTGGATGCCTCAGAGGAGCAGATGGGGATAGTGAGCAGTGGATAAG CGATGTT AAGTCTTCCCAGGCTCAGATAAGTCAAAGAGAAGGACCCATCCCCGATATCGTAGGCAAG ATGGAGCTGCTAAAGGGATTGCCATGGCGCCGTGCTTTCCTGGCTGTTATCCTGAACCTGCtggctctcagcctctccaccaCTGCCTTGCTCAGCAGCTACTGGTGCACCGGGACCCAGAAAGTGCCCAAGCCTTTGTGTGGGAAAAGTAAAGCCACCAAGTGCATCGGTGTCCCCATGCCGCCTGACGCAGGTGCTAGCAATGTTTCATCCCAGGATGTGGTGCACTACAGCTGGGAGACCGGGGATGACCGCTTTGCCTTCAGATACTTCCACACGGGGATGTGGCTTTCCTGTGAAGAGAGCATGGAAGGGCCAG aagagaaatgcCGTAGTTTTATTGAGCTTTCACCACCAGCAGAGAGAG GAATCCTGTGGTTGTCGCTGGGATCTGAGATGCTGTACATcagcttgctgctcatcagtttCATCCTCCTGATGGTGGAAATGCTGCATACTGGCAATCCTGTATGTGGATTGAAGCTCAACGCCTTTGCTGCTGTCTCCTCGGTGCTGTCAG GTCTCCTTGGGATGGTGGCACACATGATGTACACTCAAGTCTTCCAGGCAACAGTTAGTCTGGGACCAGAAGATTGGAGACCGCACTCATGGGACTACGGCTGGGCATTCTA CACGGCCTGGGCCTCCTTCACCTGCTGCATGGCCTCTGCTGTCACCACTCTCAATACCTACACCAAGACGGTACTGGAGTTCAAAAGGAACCACATTAAGGGCTACAATGGGAGCCTCAAGGATCAGCCTCAGCACCACCAGTGCTTCATACAGCAGCAGATAAGCGGCTACTACGACCCCCAAGACAAGCCCCTCCATTCAGTCTCTGAGGGAGTCGATTTCTACTCTGAGCTGCAGCAGAAAGTGCTACAGCGGGAACCAGAGCTGGAGCTGGATGAGGTTTTGGGACAGACGACTGGGGAGGATCGCTGTTAG
- the FAM234B gene encoding protein FAM234B: protein MATVLSRALKLPGKKSPDLGEYDPLTQADSDESEDDLVLNIQKNGGVKNGKSPPEEVQDPDSDVEVGMTKQHTSESTPEGYPAETAGSLEQKAAPSLMPYLRTAIFLLTVVISMILVLVCAFLIPCPPRDLHNTWNRNLGQGAGGVLSPLELCDVNDDGLPDILIVFTALMNANVMGVSKPSVTVVALSGMNGSTLWSIQLPEETRSMQCKGLSLGAPAEPVCLVTGTSKFLSLLSASTGKTIWTLHSIHLSNGILAAPAATLPDVDGDGIRDIVVLALKETQPDVFFILVSGKTGTALGGPVKYNINGEGKVIGPQVHITSRGAIYILFGFGNVQAVALRDIFTQARNRDSFPAMLQQEEPEWEKRRSVNLSELIDIYSGGVDFLQTMKTPDTNCSNLLITTKEGLILLRGQDLEPHWTLELQNISSQPVPGNFNADQTLDFMLQAQTGDGSKKVVVIDGKSGLPVWNQELPWQKQQLDALSVMTLDKKSVFLFWANEAQPVLQSLQPGPRPERPGLHHLYLLHPVFPTVLLDLTNATDKVIASAVGINDLQKDAFHITVTTTATSEKQPGFLSVSKLGLKWAMMSQGQMVWLKDTTTPKISRGEVRRFLARLKFVDFPQKL, encoded by the exons GAAAGAAGAGCCCGGACCTCGGGGAATACGATCCCCTCACTCAGGCTGACAGTGATGAAAGTGAAGATGACCTGGTACTCAACATCCAGAAGAACGGGGGGGTCAAGAACGGCAAGAGCCCCCCTGAGGAGGTGCAGGACCCAGACTCTGATGTGGAGGTTGGGATGACAAAGCAGCACACGTCAGAAAGCACGCCCGAGGGTTATCCTGCAGAGACGGCTGGGAGTTTGGAGCAGAAGGCTGCTCCCTCCCTCATGCCATACCTGCGCACAGCGATCTTTTTGCTCACTGTGGTGATCTCGATGATTCTTGTGTTGGTGTGCGCATTTCTAATTCCCTGTCCCCCTAGAGACTTGCATAACACCTGGAACCGCAACCTAGGTCAGGGAGCAG gtGGTGTGTTATCCCCACTGGAGCTGTGTGACGTGAACGACGATGGGCTCCCGGACATCCTCATTGTCTTCACTGCCTTGATGAATGCTAATGTCATGG GTGTCTCTAAGCCCTCCGTAACTGTGGTGGCCCTTTCTGGTATGAATGGCAGCACATTGTGGTCCATCCAGCTTCCAGAGGAGACTCGGAGCATGCAGTGCAAAGGGCTGTCACTGGGGGCACCTGCAGAACCTGTCTGCCTTGTTACAGGAACGTCAAAATTCCTCAGTCTTCTCAGTGCCTCCACAG GCAAGACCATCTGGACACTGCACTCCATCCACCTTTCAAATGGGATCCTGGCTGCACCAGCTGCAACTCTTCCAGATGTAGATGGAGATGGGATTAGGGATATTGTTGTTCTGGCTCTGAAAGAGACACAG cctgACGTGTTTTTCATCTTGGTGTCAGggaagactgggactgctttggGTGGGCCTGTGAAGTACAACATCAATGGAGAAGGGAAAGTGATTGGCCCCCAAGTCCACATCACCAGCCGGGGAGCCATCTACATCCTGTTTGGTTTTG GTAATGTTCAAGCAGTTGCCCTGAGGGATATCTTTACCCAAGCCAGAAACCGGGACAGCTTTCCTGCAatgctgcagcaggaggagccGGAGTGGGAAAAGCGCAGATCTGTAAACCTGTCAGAGCTCATTGACATTTACAG TGGGGGTGTTGACTTCCTGCAGACGATGAAGACACCTGATACAAACTGCAGCAACCTGCTCATCACAACCAAAGAGGGCTTGATCCTACTGCGGGGACAGGACCTGGAGCCCCACTGGACCCTGGaactgcagaacatcagcag CCAGCCTGTACCAGGTAACTTCAATGCTGACCAAACTCTGGACTTCATGCTGCAAGCACAGACTGGAGATGGGAGCAAAAAG GTGGTGGTGATAGATGGCAAATCCGGCCTCCCTGTTTGGAACCAGGAACTCCCGTGGCAGAAGCAACAACTGGATGCACTGTCAGTTATGACTTTGGACAAGaagtctgtttttctcttctgggCTAATGAAGCACAGCCTGTGCTACAAAGCTTG CAACCTGGTCCCAGACCTGAGcgcccagggctgcaccacctgTATCTCCTCCATCCTGTTTTTCCTACAGTCCTTTTGGACCTCACCAATGCAACAGACAAAGTTATCGCTTCAGCAG TTGGAATTAATGATCTCCAGAAGGATGCATTTCACATCACTGTGACAACAACTGCAACCTCTGAAAAGCAGCCAGGATTTCTCTCGGTCAGCAAGCTGGGCCTGAAATGGGCCATGATGAGTCAAGGTCAAATGGTGTGGCTAAAGGATACCACCACTCCCAAAATCAGCCGTGGAGAAGTGAGGCGATTTCTGGCCCGGCTGAAATTTGTTGACTTTCCTCAGAAG ctctAG